In Kineococcus mangrovi, the following are encoded in one genomic region:
- a CDS encoding metal-sulfur cluster assembly factor yields MSETTTATGAANGPTPAALTDVEEALKDVVDPELGINVVDLGLIYGLTVSDDNVATIDMTLTSAACPLTDVIEDQTAQALTDVVADHRINWVWMPPWGPEKITDDGREQLRALGFNV; encoded by the coding sequence GTGAGCGAGACCACCACAGCGACGGGTGCGGCGAACGGGCCGACCCCGGCGGCGCTGACCGACGTCGAGGAGGCCCTCAAGGACGTCGTCGACCCCGAGCTGGGGATCAACGTCGTCGACCTCGGCCTCATCTACGGGTTGACGGTGTCCGACGACAACGTCGCGACGATCGACATGACGCTGACCAGCGCGGCCTGCCCGCTGACCGACGTCATCGAGGACCAGACCGCCCAGGCCCTCACCGACGTCGTCGCCGACCACCGCATCAACTGGGTGTGGATGCCGCCGTGGGGTCCGGAGAAGATCACCGACGACGGGCGCGAGCAGTTGCGCGCCCTGGGGTTCAACGTCTGA
- the abc-f gene encoding ribosomal protection-like ABC-F family protein: MIVATDIELRAGARLLMEGVNFRVAAGDRIGLVGRNGAGKTTLTKVLAGEGQPASGTVTRSGEIGYLPQDPRAGDPEMLARDRILAARGLDAVVAKLRRAEADMASEDPKVRDRAMDRYSKLDARFVALGGYTAESEAARICANLNLPDRILDQQLKTLSGGQRRRVELARILFSASETLLLDEPTNHLDADSITWLREHLRNYSGGLIVISHDVELLDVVVNRVFHLDANRATIDLYNVGWKNYLKQRETDEKRRQRERANAEKKAGTLLAQAAKMGAKATKAVAAQNMAKRAERLLDGLEEVRVQDKVAKLRFPRPAPCGKTPLMAEGLSKSYGSLEIFTSVDLAIDRGSRVVILGLNGAGKTTLLRMLGGVEDPDTGQIVAGHGLKVGYYAQEHETLDHDRTVLENMRSASPDLDDTRVRTVLGSFLFSGDDVDKPAGVLSGGEKTRLALATLVVSSANVLLLDEPTNNLDPASRAEILDALKHYEGAVVLVTHDEGAVEALGPERVVLLPDGVEDLWNAGYAELVSLA; this comes from the coding sequence GTGATCGTCGCCACCGACATCGAACTGCGAGCAGGCGCGCGCCTGTTGATGGAGGGGGTGAACTTCCGGGTCGCCGCCGGTGACCGCATCGGACTGGTGGGCCGCAACGGGGCGGGCAAGACGACGCTGACCAAGGTGCTCGCCGGTGAGGGGCAGCCGGCGTCGGGGACGGTGACCCGGTCGGGGGAGATCGGCTACCTGCCCCAGGACCCGCGCGCCGGGGACCCCGAGATGCTGGCCCGCGACCGGATCCTGGCCGCCCGCGGGCTGGACGCCGTCGTGGCCAAGCTGCGCCGGGCCGAGGCGGACATGGCCAGTGAGGACCCCAAGGTCCGCGACCGGGCGATGGACCGCTACAGCAAGCTCGACGCCCGGTTCGTGGCCCTCGGCGGGTACACCGCCGAGAGCGAGGCGGCGCGCATCTGCGCGAACCTCAACCTGCCCGACCGCATCCTGGACCAGCAGCTCAAGACGCTGTCGGGGGGTCAGCGCCGCCGCGTGGAGCTGGCCCGCATCCTGTTCTCGGCCAGTGAGACCCTGTTGCTGGACGAGCCCACCAACCACCTCGACGCCGACTCCATCACCTGGCTGCGCGAGCACCTGCGCAACTACTCCGGCGGTCTCATCGTCATCAGCCACGACGTGGAGCTGCTCGACGTCGTGGTCAACCGCGTCTTCCACCTCGACGCCAACCGGGCCACGATCGACCTGTACAACGTGGGCTGGAAGAACTACCTCAAGCAGCGCGAGACCGACGAGAAGCGCCGCCAGCGCGAACGGGCCAACGCCGAGAAGAAGGCCGGGACGCTGCTGGCCCAGGCCGCCAAGATGGGCGCCAAGGCCACCAAGGCCGTCGCGGCGCAGAACATGGCCAAGCGGGCCGAGCGGCTCCTGGACGGGCTGGAGGAGGTCCGCGTCCAGGACAAGGTCGCCAAGCTGCGCTTCCCCCGGCCCGCCCCCTGCGGCAAGACGCCCCTCATGGCCGAGGGGCTGAGCAAGTCCTACGGCTCGCTGGAGATCTTCACCTCCGTCGACCTGGCCATCGACCGCGGCAGCCGCGTCGTCATCCTCGGCCTCAACGGGGCCGGCAAGACGACGCTGCTGCGCATGCTCGGCGGGGTGGAGGACCCCGACACCGGGCAGATCGTGGCCGGGCACGGCCTGAAGGTGGGCTACTACGCCCAGGAGCACGAGACGCTGGACCACGACCGCACGGTGCTGGAGAACATGCGCTCGGCGTCCCCGGACCTGGACGACACCCGCGTCCGCACGGTGCTGGGCTCGTTCCTGTTCTCCGGCGACGACGTCGACAAGCCCGCCGGGGTCCTCTCGGGCGGGGAGAAGACGCGGCTGGCCCTGGCCACCCTCGTCGTCTCCAGCGCCAACGTGCTGCTCCTGGACGAGCCGACGAACAACCTCGACCCGGCCTCGCGCGCGGAGATCCTCGACGCGCTGAAGCACTACGAGGGCGCCGTCGTGCTCGTCACGCACGACGAGGGGGCCGTGGAGGCCCTGGGCCCCGAGCGCGTCGTGCTGCTGCCCGACGGCGTCGAGGACCTGTGGAACGCCGGGTACGCCGAGCTCGTCTCCCTCGCCTGA
- a CDS encoding helix-turn-helix domain-containing protein: protein MTETIKRGTRLSGSEREQLAGELSRGYAEGKSIRALAEETGRSYGFVHRLLSENDVTLRSRGGATRGKARQGG, encoded by the coding sequence GTGACCGAGACGATCAAGCGCGGTACCCGGTTGAGCGGGTCCGAACGCGAGCAGCTCGCCGGTGAGCTGTCCAGGGGGTACGCGGAGGGCAAGAGCATCCGGGCGCTGGCGGAGGAGACGGGGCGGTCCTACGGGTTCGTCCACCGGCTCCTGAGCGAGAACGACGTCACGCTGCGAAGCCGGGGTGGTGCCACGCGCGGCAAGGCGCGTCAGGGGGGCTGA